A genomic segment from Ignavibacteria bacterium encodes:
- a CDS encoding ZIP family metal transporter — translation MDQIYSGMVLRSVFVVISALVGAVSTFSIKIDHHKLCALISLSAGALFGAAAFSILPEAYEALSVPELLLGLASGYLVFYLISKYYFHVCPACSASHFDEQTTKRFSEIVLLMVTALSFHSLFDGIALTTGGEHMHFESNSIFLAILVHKFPEGLALASLMLGAAYSKKKIITYVTLVELTTVLGAVIGIYLLQSMISPIVFGMIMAHIGGGFIFLAFHAVLGEMLKNHTKLVVTSFLIGAVLILATKFIAGSI, via the coding sequence ATGGATCAAATATATTCAGGAATGGTATTACGGTCTGTCTTTGTAGTCATCTCAGCCCTCGTGGGGGCGGTTTCCACTTTCTCAATCAAAATAGACCATCATAAATTATGCGCTTTAATAAGCCTCTCAGCGGGAGCCTTATTCGGCGCAGCGGCGTTTTCCATACTGCCTGAGGCGTATGAGGCGCTTTCTGTACCGGAACTTCTCTTAGGATTAGCTTCGGGCTATTTAGTATTCTATCTTATAAGTAAGTATTACTTTCACGTCTGCCCGGCCTGCAGTGCAAGCCACTTTGACGAGCAGACAACAAAGCGGTTTTCGGAAATTGTGCTTCTGATGGTAACGGCACTGTCGTTCCACTCGCTCTTTGACGGCATTGCGCTTACCACAGGCGGCGAGCACATGCACTTCGAGAGCAACTCTATATTCCTTGCAATACTTGTGCACAAGTTTCCCGAGGGACTTGCTTTAGCCTCGCTAATGCTGGGAGCGGCATACAGCAAAAAGAAGATTATTACATATGTAACACTTGTTGAACTTACGACCGTGCTGGGAGCGGTAATAGGCATTTACCTGCTGCAGTCCATGATCTCCCCCATTGTATTCGGAATGATAATGGCGCACATCGGCGGCGGATTTATTTTCCTGGCGTTCCATGCCGTACTGGGAGAGATGCTGAAGAACCACACAAAGCTTGTAGTTAC